One window from the genome of Terriglobia bacterium encodes:
- a CDS encoding insulinase family protein produces MFKRYFTLLLMLAVLAFAVAAGAITQAQQNAQAPTKAAQAPTKAAQTPKGPRPEQFTYPPLNFKIPKAADFRTTLSNGLVVYISEDHEIPWFNGTLMVKTGPFLESKDKLGVDSFTSSVMRSGGSTTMSGDQITERMDFLGGSLGGGGGAGGRGGGRGGGGGGGDAKSLSIHMRYLDEGLKIWMDVLSSPAFPEDRLRREKDSAIPPIRNRNRDVGTVAGRVYEELIYGKDTPITAQRTEAGINGITRDDLVAWYNKYWGASNAILVVSGDFNKADMLKKLEATFGKWRKAEKAVVPVPKVQQASKAGVYMVQPEGASPNQGIIRMGHLGLKTDDPDYPAVDLMNYILGGGSFSSRITKVVRTDNGLAYSTSSSFGGGGGRGGGGGILYPGTFTASCQTKNSTVVFATQLMMDLIEGMRNGDVSEADLKMAKSARINAFPSQPIFQDIGAIAQAFASLEFNGRPADYYETYLAKYEKVTLADIKRVAQKYLRPSDMVIMVAGNIEECRAGADKLLPNQPTIDAMAAKFGGRTIDGLAKKYGDGTVHIVTLK; encoded by the coding sequence ATGTTCAAACGATATTTTACCTTATTGCTTATGCTGGCCGTGCTCGCATTCGCGGTGGCTGCCGGGGCTATCACACAAGCCCAGCAGAATGCGCAGGCACCCACGAAAGCCGCGCAGGCACCCACGAAAGCCGCACAGACGCCCAAAGGTCCGCGCCCGGAGCAGTTCACCTACCCCCCTCTCAACTTCAAAATCCCGAAGGCCGCGGACTTCCGGACGACGCTGTCGAACGGGCTTGTCGTCTACATCTCGGAGGATCACGAGATTCCCTGGTTCAACGGCACGCTCATGGTCAAGACCGGACCATTTCTTGAATCTAAAGACAAGCTGGGTGTGGATTCCTTCACCTCCTCGGTCATGCGTTCGGGCGGCAGCACCACCATGAGTGGCGATCAAATTACCGAGCGCATGGACTTCCTCGGAGGAAGCCTTGGCGGCGGTGGTGGCGCCGGCGGCAGGGGCGGCGGCAGAGGAGGAGGTGGCGGCGGCGGGGATGCTAAGAGCCTCTCGATCCATATGCGCTACCTCGACGAAGGCCTGAAGATCTGGATGGATGTCCTGAGCAGCCCGGCCTTCCCGGAAGACAGGCTTAGACGCGAAAAGGACTCGGCGATCCCCCCGATCCGAAACCGGAACCGGGATGTCGGCACTGTTGCCGGCCGGGTCTATGAGGAACTGATCTACGGGAAAGACACGCCGATCACCGCCCAGAGGACCGAGGCCGGGATCAACGGTATCACGCGCGATGATCTGGTCGCCTGGTACAACAAATATTGGGGCGCTAGCAACGCCATCCTGGTGGTCTCGGGCGACTTCAATAAGGCTGATATGCTGAAAAAGCTCGAAGCCACCTTCGGGAAATGGCGCAAGGCGGAGAAAGCCGTCGTGCCGGTTCCGAAGGTTCAGCAGGCATCAAAGGCCGGCGTTTACATGGTACAGCCGGAAGGGGCCAGCCCGAACCAGGGCATCATCCGGATGGGGCATCTCGGCCTGAAGACGGACGATCCCGATTATCCGGCGGTCGACCTCATGAACTATATCCTCGGCGGAGGTTCGTTTTCCTCCCGCATCACCAAAGTCGTGCGCACCGACAACGGACTCGCCTACTCGACCAGCTCGAGCTTCGGAGGCGGTGGCGGCAGAGGCGGTGGCGGTGGAATCTTGTACCCCGGGACGTTTACGGCGTCCTGTCAGACGAAGAACTCCACCGTGGTGTTTGCCACACAGCTGATGATGGATCTGATTGAAGGGATGCGCAACGGGGATGTCAGCGAAGCGGATCTGAAAATGGCAAAATCCGCCCGCATCAATGCATTTCCCTCGCAGCCCATTTTCCAGGACATCGGCGCCATCGCGCAGGCTTTTGCGAGCCTCGAGTTCAACGGACGCCCCGCGGACTATTATGAGACTTACCTGGCCAAGTACGAAAAAGTGACGCTCGCCGACATCAAGCGAGTGGCGCAGAAGTACCTGCGGCCGAGTGACATGGTCATCATGGTTGCCGGCAACATCGAGGAATGCAGAGCAGGAGCCGACAAGCTGCTGCCCAACCAGCCGACGATCGACGCCATGGCAGCCAAGTTCGGAGGCCGAACCATCGACGGACTGGCCAAGAAATACGGAGACGGCACGGTGCATATCGTGACGCTCAAATGA
- a CDS encoding YIP1 family protein: MLRKSARTPRFSFQRGVKMVKPRGWVAARTSTFFEVIHAPRSAFARDFDGPSYLLPLCILGLSFALLVLLQAPWSIEWAGRQMRAAGTPQDQVAAGVDLMWSTQRWAAAFMPLLLFLRWFLFALTLWLTSQLFLAKADFSRVLSVVAYSYIPILFRDTTLLLVLWLRGKEALNHPEALNIAIGFNLLMPRLPPAWSFLLGNINPFEFWYVILLTVGLSRVAATRWQRALAMTLPNWLFALFIQFGFVSLGLSARASLSQ; the protein is encoded by the coding sequence ATGCTCCGCAAATCGGCGCGCACTCCCAGATTTTCGTTCCAACGTGGTGTCAAAATGGTAAAGCCGCGAGGTTGGGTTGCCGCCCGGACTTCAACTTTCTTCGAAGTAATCCATGCGCCGCGGTCGGCCTTTGCGCGCGATTTCGACGGACCGAGCTATCTGCTGCCGTTGTGCATTCTCGGTTTGTCATTTGCGCTGCTCGTGCTTCTGCAGGCGCCCTGGAGTATCGAATGGGCCGGCCGTCAAATGCGGGCCGCGGGCACACCTCAGGATCAGGTGGCCGCGGGAGTGGACTTGATGTGGAGCACGCAACGATGGGCAGCGGCCTTCATGCCGCTGCTGCTTTTTCTCAGGTGGTTTTTGTTCGCATTAACGCTCTGGCTCACGTCCCAGCTGTTTCTGGCCAAGGCTGATTTTTCGCGCGTGCTGAGCGTCGTCGCGTACTCGTACATCCCGATTCTCTTCAGGGACACGACCCTTCTGCTGGTCCTCTGGCTGCGGGGCAAAGAAGCTCTCAATCATCCGGAGGCTTTGAATATCGCGATCGGCTTCAACCTGCTGATGCCGCGCCTGCCGCCGGCCTGGTCCTTCCTGCTCGGGAACATCAACCCTTTCGAGTTTTGGTACGTGATCCTGCTCACGGTTGGCCTCTCCAGAGTGGCGGCGACACGCTGGCAGAGGGCACTGGCCATGACGCTTCCCAATTGGCTCTTCGCCCTTTTCATTCAGTTCGGGTTCGTTTCGCTGGGCCTTTCTGCGCGCGCAAGCCTCAGCCAGTAA
- a CDS encoding alpha/beta fold hydrolase: MRALSTFALLWSLTGPVFGGQGGANFPNLTEGDYVIENFKFVSGETLPQLRLHYTTIGMPAKDASGVVQNAVLIMHGTTGNGRSFLPNNQFAGVLFRTGQLLDASRYYIILPDAIGHGRSSKPSDGLHMRFPHYTYDDMVAAQYQMLTRHLGVNHMRLIMGTSMGGMMSWVWGYMYPDFMDALMPLASLPVEIAGRNRMMRKMMIDSIRNDPEWKDGEYQSPPRRGLIGAINVMLFMVSSPLQWQKAAPTRVAAEAFLESRTNAYLKSLDANDMIYQYDASRDYNPAPHLEEIRAPLYAINSADDQVNPPELGILDKEIKRVKRGRYILIPISDQTSGHGTHSNPAIWGKYLGELLAGSGKRP; encoded by the coding sequence ATGCGTGCACTTTCCACATTTGCGCTATTGTGGTCTCTCACGGGACCGGTCTTTGGCGGCCAGGGCGGTGCCAACTTTCCGAACCTGACGGAAGGGGATTATGTCATCGAGAACTTCAAGTTCGTGAGTGGCGAGACCCTGCCGCAGCTGAGGCTTCATTACACCACGATTGGAATGCCGGCGAAGGATGCATCGGGCGTGGTGCAGAATGCGGTGCTGATCATGCACGGCACCACCGGCAACGGCCGGAGTTTCCTTCCGAACAACCAGTTCGCAGGCGTGCTGTTTCGCACCGGACAACTCCTGGACGCATCCAGGTATTACATCATCCTGCCCGACGCCATCGGGCACGGCAGGTCGAGCAAACCGAGCGACGGACTGCACATGCGCTTCCCGCATTACACCTATGACGATATGGTGGCGGCGCAATATCAAATGCTGACCAGGCATCTGGGCGTGAACCACATGCGGCTGATCATGGGCACGTCCATGGGCGGCATGATGTCGTGGGTCTGGGGCTACATGTATCCGGACTTCATGGATGCGCTGATGCCCCTGGCTAGTCTGCCGGTCGAAATCGCAGGCCGCAACCGCATGATGCGCAAGATGATGATCGACTCGATACGAAATGACCCGGAATGGAAAGACGGTGAATACCAGAGCCCGCCGCGCCGCGGCCTGATCGGCGCCATCAACGTGATGCTCTTCATGGTCAGCAGTCCGTTGCAGTGGCAGAAGGCGGCCCCTACCCGGGTGGCAGCCGAGGCGTTCCTGGAGAGCAGAACCAACGCTTATCTGAAATCGCTGGATGCGAACGACATGATCTATCAGTACGACGCGTCCCGTGATTACAACCCGGCGCCGCACCTGGAAGAAATCAGGGCGCCGCTCTATGCCATCAACTCCGCCGATGATCAGGTCAACCCGCCGGAACTCGGCATCCTGGACAAGGAAATCAAACGCGTCAAGCGCGGCCGTTACATTCTGATCCCGATCAGCGACCAGACCAGCGGGCACGGCACCCACTCGAATCCCGCAATCTGGGGTAAGTATCTGGGCGAGCTGCTGGCCGGATCCGGCAAGAGACCATGA
- a CDS encoding insulinase family protein, which yields MLHRRFAPPIVLLLLVLGLGLTPLAAQQTSLMNKVIERTLPNGLKVLMVKDSVAPLVSCYLAYRVGSVNERPGITGISHMHEHMMFKGTQTMGIKPGTFEKDNEYNRQIDALEAQIVKEESKIKGRDDAKIVALKKQVSDLITKEKAETIASEEIWSAYQEAGGTGLNASTGSEMTHYYVTLPRNKVELFLALEADRLVNPVFREFYSERDVLVEERRMSENSPGFFFNEQLNATFNAATPYTWSVVGWMSDLSHITKDELKAYRAQFYRPDNAVLVLAGDIDVEPTMALITKYFGSIKNPPGTAPRVRTEEPSPEYYRKVNGPDFKVPYIEKRVIGKAATNPYVTIMFHIPPVWHDDVAVLSMLGQVMSARTGKMYLDMVLKNEHATAVMAAASTSEYSGSFRLQAQAKEIKNEPVIPMDQLEKELWNYIEDAKVTPCDDLVLQRVKNSWEASYLRGLAGTNIAGSLERMEIIYRWQFIEEQFNQRMAVTPADLMRVAKKYLTRENSVTGVLEREK from the coding sequence ATGCTACATCGACGATTTGCACCCCCAATTGTTTTGCTTTTGCTGGTTCTGGGCCTCGGGCTCACCCCGCTTGCGGCACAGCAAACCAGCCTGATGAACAAGGTGATCGAACGTACGCTGCCCAATGGGCTCAAGGTCCTCATGGTCAAGGATTCGGTTGCGCCCCTGGTGAGTTGCTACCTCGCGTACCGTGTCGGTTCAGTGAACGAGCGGCCCGGGATCACCGGCATCTCGCACATGCACGAGCACATGATGTTCAAGGGCACCCAGACGATGGGGATCAAGCCGGGCACGTTCGAGAAGGATAATGAATACAACCGGCAGATCGACGCCCTGGAAGCCCAGATCGTCAAGGAGGAGTCCAAGATCAAAGGGCGTGATGACGCCAAGATCGTTGCGCTCAAGAAGCAGGTGTCCGACCTGATCACGAAAGAAAAGGCCGAGACGATCGCGAGCGAGGAAATCTGGAGCGCCTACCAGGAGGCGGGAGGCACCGGCCTCAATGCCTCAACGGGGAGCGAGATGACTCACTACTATGTGACGCTCCCCAGGAACAAGGTGGAACTGTTCCTGGCGCTGGAGGCGGACCGGTTGGTGAATCCCGTGTTCCGCGAGTTCTATTCCGAGCGCGACGTGCTGGTCGAAGAGCGCCGGATGAGCGAAAACAGTCCGGGCTTTTTCTTCAACGAGCAGCTCAACGCCACCTTCAACGCGGCCACTCCATACACATGGTCGGTAGTCGGGTGGATGTCCGATCTCAGTCATATCACCAAAGATGAGCTGAAGGCCTATCGTGCGCAGTTTTACCGTCCCGACAACGCGGTGCTGGTGCTGGCGGGCGATATCGACGTTGAGCCGACGATGGCGCTGATCACCAAATACTTCGGCTCGATCAAGAACCCTCCTGGCACGGCGCCGCGCGTGCGCACCGAAGAGCCCTCACCCGAATACTACCGCAAGGTCAATGGCCCGGATTTCAAGGTACCCTATATTGAGAAGCGCGTCATTGGCAAAGCCGCCACCAACCCGTACGTCACGATCATGTTTCACATCCCACCGGTCTGGCACGACGACGTGGCGGTTCTGTCGATGTTGGGCCAGGTGATGAGCGCGCGCACCGGCAAAATGTATCTGGACATGGTGCTGAAGAACGAGCACGCCACCGCTGTAATGGCTGCGGCATCCACCTCGGAATACAGCGGCAGTTTCCGGCTGCAGGCGCAGGCCAAGGAGATCAAGAACGAGCCGGTCATCCCAATGGACCAGCTCGAGAAGGAGCTATGGAATTACATCGAGGATGCCAAGGTGACGCCGTGCGATGACCTGGTGCTCCAGCGGGTGAAAAACTCGTGGGAGGCCTCCTATCTCCGCGGCCTGGCAGGTACCAACATCGCCGGATCACTGGAGAGAATGGAAATCATTTACCGGTGGCAATTTATCGAGGAGCAGTTCAACCAACGCATGGCCGTGACACCGGCGGATCTGATGCGGGTTGCCAAAAAATACCTCACCCGGGAAAACAGCGTCACCGGCGTGCTGGAGCGGGAAAAGTAG
- a CDS encoding insulinase family protein, producing the protein MLRRIYTSSLIPALLVLAVVTAAIAQAPQGAQTPAKGVQTPAKTAVVPQGPRPERLKYQPLNFKPPKAADYRRTLSNGLVVYIAEDHDIPWFNASMMVKTGPFLEPKDKLGVASFTSIVMRSGGTTTMTGEQINERMDFLAGSVSPNGLSIHMRHLDEGLKIWMDLLTNPAFPADKLRREKDLALPSIRNRNKNVSQVGSRAFSQLIYGEDSPITAERTEAGVNSITRDDLIAWHKKYWGANNAILVVTGDFKEAEMLQKLEATLGKWRTAEKAVPPIPKVQQVAKAGVYMVQPEVIPNQGIIQIGHLGITQNDPDYPAVDLMNYTLGGGSFSSRITKVVRTDNGLAYTAMSSFPGGVLYPGSFMAFCQTKNSTVVFAAQLMMDLIEGVRAGQVSEKDLSFAKTARLNSFPSRFSSRSAILQNFASLEYNGQPMDYYDTYVAKYEKVTLADIKRVAQKWLQPDKLIIMVAGNIEECRAGADKLLPNQPTIDAMAARFGGRTIDGLAKKYGDGTVHIVPLK; encoded by the coding sequence ATGCTCAGACGAATCTACACTTCATCGCTGATTCCGGCCCTGCTTGTGCTCGCGGTAGTAACCGCCGCAATCGCACAGGCGCCCCAAGGCGCGCAGACGCCGGCCAAAGGCGTGCAGACGCCCGCGAAGACCGCAGTGGTGCCCCAGGGACCACGCCCGGAGCGGTTAAAATATCAGCCGCTCAACTTTAAGCCCCCCAAGGCTGCCGACTATCGGAGGACGCTCTCGAACGGCCTCGTGGTTTACATCGCTGAAGATCACGACATCCCATGGTTCAATGCGTCCATGATGGTCAAGACCGGACCATTTCTCGAGCCTAAGGACAAATTGGGAGTGGCCAGCTTCACTTCCATTGTCATGCGCTCGGGCGGCACCACTACCATGACGGGTGAGCAAATCAATGAGCGCATGGATTTTCTAGCCGGGTCCGTTTCACCAAACGGCCTGTCCATCCATATGCGGCACCTCGACGAGGGGCTCAAGATCTGGATGGATCTCCTGACCAATCCCGCTTTCCCGGCGGATAAGCTCCGGCGCGAGAAGGACTTGGCGCTGCCTTCAATCCGGAACCGCAACAAGAACGTCTCGCAGGTCGGCAGCCGGGCCTTCAGCCAGCTCATCTACGGGGAAGACTCGCCGATCACCGCCGAGAGGACCGAGGCCGGCGTCAACAGCATAACGCGCGACGACCTGATTGCATGGCACAAGAAATATTGGGGCGCCAACAATGCCATTCTGGTGGTTACCGGCGACTTCAAAGAGGCTGAGATGCTGCAGAAGCTGGAGGCCACGCTGGGGAAGTGGCGCACGGCAGAAAAGGCGGTGCCGCCGATCCCCAAGGTGCAACAGGTAGCAAAGGCGGGCGTTTACATGGTCCAGCCCGAGGTGATCCCCAACCAGGGTATTATCCAGATCGGCCACCTGGGGATCACGCAGAACGATCCGGACTATCCGGCAGTCGACCTGATGAACTATACCCTGGGGGGCGGCTCATTCTCCTCGCGTATTACAAAAGTGGTGCGCACCGACAACGGGCTAGCCTACACGGCCATGTCGAGCTTTCCGGGAGGAGTGCTGTATCCCGGATCATTCATGGCCTTCTGCCAGACCAAGAACTCGACGGTCGTTTTCGCCGCTCAGCTGATGATGGACCTCATCGAGGGAGTGCGGGCAGGCCAGGTGAGTGAAAAGGACCTCAGCTTTGCCAAAACGGCGCGGTTGAACTCCTTCCCGTCGAGATTCTCCTCGCGCAGCGCCATTCTGCAGAATTTTGCGTCTCTGGAATATAACGGCCAGCCGATGGATTACTACGACACCTATGTGGCCAAGTATGAGAAGGTGACGCTTGCAGACATCAAGCGCGTGGCGCAGAAATGGCTGCAGCCGGATAAGTTGATCATCATGGTGGCCGGCAATATCGAAGAATGCCGGGCCGGAGCGGACAAACTGCTGCCGAACCAGCCGACCATCGATGCCATGGCGGCCAGGTTCGGCGGCCGTACGATCGACGGACTGGCCAAGAAGTACGGAGACGGCACGGTGCACATCGTGCCGCTCAAGTAG
- a CDS encoding DUF1028 domain-containing protein, whose product MFCRSLKVSVVFLSLAGALAWAQRTGREGIPPELWSPVATFSILGFDPASGELGGAVQSRVFSVGNGVLWAEAGVGAAATQAFVDVSYGPQALELLKKGLAPDAIVRQIWESDPDPQPGNWSKQGRQFAVMNPKGEYAAYTGPKATPWAGNKGGKFCTAQGNILAGEAVVTDMVKAFEDTQGHLALRLLAALEAGQAAGGDKRGMESAAMLIVKKNGGVWLHNDVVLRLQVDDNPEPIKELRRLVEMAVKQFRLGARQQK is encoded by the coding sequence ATGTTCTGCAGGTCTTTAAAAGTATCGGTGGTTTTTCTGTCTCTTGCGGGAGCTCTGGCCTGGGCTCAGCGGACCGGGCGGGAGGGCATTCCGCCGGAGCTCTGGAGTCCTGTCGCCACCTTTTCGATCCTCGGCTTCGACCCGGCGAGCGGAGAACTCGGAGGCGCCGTCCAATCCCGGGTTTTCTCGGTCGGCAACGGAGTGCTCTGGGCCGAGGCTGGTGTCGGAGCTGCTGCAACCCAGGCCTTTGTGGATGTCAGCTATGGACCTCAAGCACTCGAGTTGCTGAAGAAGGGTTTGGCTCCCGATGCGATCGTAAGACAAATCTGGGAATCCGATCCTGATCCACAACCCGGCAATTGGTCAAAGCAGGGCAGGCAGTTCGCAGTCATGAACCCCAAAGGAGAATATGCCGCTTATACGGGCCCGAAGGCGACTCCATGGGCGGGGAACAAGGGGGGCAAGTTCTGCACGGCCCAGGGCAACATCCTCGCCGGGGAAGCGGTTGTCACCGACATGGTCAAGGCGTTTGAAGACACTCAAGGCCACCTTGCCCTCCGGCTGCTCGCCGCATTGGAGGCGGGTCAGGCTGCGGGCGGTGACAAGCGCGGCATGGAATCGGCGGCCATGTTGATCGTCAAGAAGAATGGCGGCGTGTGGTTGCACAACGACGTGGTGCTGAGGCTGCAGGTGGATGATAATCCCGAACCGATCAAGGAGTTGCGCAGGCTCGTGGAAATGGCCGTGAAGCAGTTCCGGCTCGGGGCCAGGCAGCAGAAGTAG
- a CDS encoding TlpA family protein disulfide reductase: protein MRKRKLWMALLVVLAVMPALFLVLAQKSLKGFQGLHPGDAVPHARLQPVGRSSIDTGSWRGSPTLLVVFQPGCESCRLEIRSLASIAPSFPEVRIALLSTGSDSGGMRAPFPIYIDPEGRFLAKVRKLVTPALYWIDPAGQVRYARTGQRNAHDEEMLFRKMLGGDRQRVDAGFSDILTPVPARD, encoded by the coding sequence ATGAGAAAACGCAAGTTGTGGATGGCCCTCCTTGTGGTTCTCGCTGTTATGCCCGCGTTGTTCCTGGTGCTGGCCCAGAAATCGCTGAAGGGATTCCAGGGTTTGCACCCGGGAGACGCTGTTCCTCATGCCCGGTTGCAGCCCGTGGGCCGGTCTTCGATTGATACCGGCTCCTGGCGCGGCTCACCGACCTTGCTGGTCGTTTTCCAGCCCGGCTGCGAGTCCTGCCGGCTCGAGATTCGCAGCCTGGCCTCCATCGCACCTTCGTTCCCCGAGGTGAGAATCGCGCTGCTTTCGACCGGTTCCGACTCCGGCGGAATGCGGGCGCCGTTTCCTATTTACATCGATCCAGAGGGCAGGTTTCTTGCGAAAGTGCGGAAATTGGTCACTCCTGCGCTTTACTGGATTGATCCAGCAGGACAGGTGCGGTACGCGCGAACGGGTCAACGCAACGCCCATGACGAAGAAATGCTCTTCCGCAAGATGCTCGGGGGAGACCGGCAGCGAGTCGACGCCGGCTTTTCGGACATTTTGACCCCGGTTCCTGCGCGAGACTGA
- a CDS encoding insulinase family protein, whose amino-acid sequence MTRRRYAPIILLLPLVLCVWVLPLAAQELSIAKQVIEKDLPNGLKVLIVRRPEIPTVRCTLAFRVGSVNERPGITGISHMHEHMMFKGTQTMGIKPGTLALDNQLNAQIDALEAQIVKEETKVKGCDENKIIALKKQVSDLIAKERAETIVSEEIWGAYQEAGGTGLNASTGNEVTQYYVTLPKNKLELFMALEADRLVNPVFREFYAERDVLVEERRMSENGAGFFFNEQLNATFYAATPYTWEVVGWMSDLAHITKDELKAYRAQYYRPDNAVMVLAGGVDVEPTMALITKYFGSIKNPPGSAPRVRTEEPSPEYYRKVNGPDFKVPYIEKRVIGRAATNPYVTVLFHIPPIWHDDISALYMLGQVISNRSGKMYSEMVMKNEHATSVSASASESEYDGRFTFRATAKEVANNTVIPLDQLEKELWTYIEDAKVTPCDPQVLQRVKNRTESAFLQSLAGTGIAGQLMRMEIAYKWQFIDEQFKQRMAVTPADLMRVAKKYFTRDNSVTGVMEREK is encoded by the coding sequence ATGACACGTCGACGATACGCACCCATAATTCTGTTGCTTCCGCTGGTTCTGTGCGTCTGGGTTTTGCCCCTGGCGGCTCAAGAACTCAGCATCGCAAAGCAGGTAATTGAAAAGGATCTTCCCAACGGGCTGAAGGTTTTGATTGTCAGGCGGCCGGAAATCCCGACCGTGCGCTGCACTCTGGCATTCCGCGTGGGATCGGTGAACGAACGCCCCGGCATCACCGGTATCTCCCACATGCACGAGCACATGATGTTCAAGGGCACCCAGACGATGGGGATCAAGCCGGGCACCCTCGCGCTGGATAATCAGTTGAACGCGCAGATTGATGCTCTGGAAGCCCAGATTGTGAAAGAGGAAACCAAGGTGAAGGGGTGCGACGAAAACAAGATCATCGCGCTCAAGAAGCAGGTGTCCGACCTGATCGCGAAAGAACGAGCCGAGACGATCGTCAGTGAAGAGATCTGGGGCGCTTACCAGGAAGCGGGCGGCACCGGCCTGAATGCTTCGACCGGGAATGAGGTGACCCAGTACTATGTGACGCTGCCCAAGAACAAACTGGAACTCTTCATGGCCCTGGAAGCCGACCGGCTGGTGAACCCGGTTTTCCGTGAGTTTTATGCGGAACGGGATGTGCTAGTGGAAGAACGCCGGATGAGCGAAAATGGCGCCGGCTTCTTCTTCAACGAACAGCTGAACGCGACTTTCTATGCCGCCACGCCCTACACCTGGGAGGTGGTGGGCTGGATGTCGGATCTCGCTCACATCACCAAAGATGAGCTGAAGGCCTATCGCGCCCAGTATTACCGTCCCGACAACGCCGTCATGGTGCTGGCAGGCGGGGTGGACGTGGAACCTACCATGGCGTTGATTACCAAGTACTTCGGTTCGATCAAGAATCCGCCGGGTTCGGCTCCCCGCGTGCGCACCGAGGAGCCCTCGCCTGAATACTACCGCAAGGTCAACGGCCCGGATTTCAAGGTGCCTTATATTGAAAAGCGCGTGATCGGAAGGGCTGCCACCAATCCGTATGTCACGGTCCTGTTCCACATCCCGCCGATCTGGCATGACGACATCTCGGCCCTGTACATGCTCGGCCAGGTGATCAGCAATCGATCCGGCAAGATGTATTCGGAGATGGTGATGAAGAATGAGCACGCGACTTCCGTAAGCGCCAGCGCCTCGGAGTCCGAGTATGACGGCCGGTTTACGTTTCGGGCAACGGCCAAGGAGGTCGCGAACAACACCGTGATTCCTCTGGATCAGCTGGAAAAGGAACTGTGGACTTACATCGAGGATGCCAAAGTCACGCCGTGTGACCCGCAGGTGCTCCAGCGGGTAAAGAACCGCACGGAATCTGCCTTCCTGCAGAGTCTGGCAGGCACCGGCATTGCCGGGCAGCTGATGCGGATGGAAATCGCCTACAAGTGGCAGTTCATCGACGAACAGTTCAAGCAGCGCATGGCTGTGACACCGGCGGACCTGATGCGAGTGGCCAAGAAATACTTCACCCGGGACAACAGCGTGACCGGCGTGATGGAGCGGGAAAAGTAG